From one Bacteroides eggerthii genomic stretch:
- a CDS encoding HU family DNA-binding protein: protein MNKSELISAMAAEAGLSKADSKRALDAFIASVTKALKAGDKVALVGFGTFSVTERAGRVGINPATKKPIQIPAKKVAKFRAGSELTIE from the coding sequence ATGAATAAGTCAGAACTTATTAGCGCAATGGCAGCTGAAGCCGGTTTGTCAAAGGCCGATTCAAAAAGAGCATTAGATGCATTTATCGCATCAGTAACAAAAGCGTTAAAGGCGGGTGATAAAGTGGCATTGGTTGGCTTCGGCACTTTTTCTGTAACGGAGAGAGCCGGACGCGTTGGTATAAATCCGGCAACGAAGAAGCCCATTCAGATTCCGGCAAAGAAGGTTGCCAAGTTTAGAGCAGGTTCAGAATTGACTATCGAATAA
- a CDS encoding PcfK-like family protein: protein MKGTDHFKRTIYMYLEQRAEEDALFAKKYRNPAKNMDECVTHILNYVQKSGCNGFTDGEIFGQAIHYYEENEIEVGKPMDCQVVVNHVVKLTAEEKAEARQNAVRKYQEEELRKLQNRHRPSARKENQPQPSLFDLGL, encoded by the coding sequence ATGAAAGGAACAGACCATTTCAAGAGAACGATATATATGTACTTGGAACAGCGTGCGGAGGAAGATGCGCTATTTGCAAAGAAGTACCGCAACCCTGCCAAGAACATGGACGAGTGCGTGACCCACATTCTGAACTATGTGCAGAAAAGCGGTTGCAACGGTTTCACGGACGGAGAGATATTCGGGCAAGCCATCCACTACTATGAGGAAAACGAGATAGAGGTGGGCAAACCGATGGACTGCCAAGTGGTTGTGAACCACGTTGTGAAACTCACGGCAGAGGAAAAGGCGGAGGCACGTCAGAACGCTGTCCGCAAATACCAAGAGGAGGAACTCCGCAAGTTGCAGAACCGCCACAGACCGTCAGCGAGAAAAGAAAACCAACCCCAACCCTCATTATTTGATTTAGGCTTATGA
- a CDS encoding M3 family metallopeptidase — protein sequence MFKKGILILAASCMMYSCANQTESNPFLTEFQTPNGVPPFDKIKLEHYEPAFLKGIEEQNANIQAIIDNTEVPSFENVIVALDNSSPILNRVGAIFFNMTDAETNDSLNALSIKLAPVLSEHEDNISLNQKLFDKVKAVYLQKDSLGLTTEQQRLLDKTYKDFVRSGANLSAEKQARLREVNKQLSTLGITFSNNILNENNEFMLFVDKQEDLAGLPEWFCQSASEEAKAAGQEGKWLFTLHNASRIPFLQYSDNRSLREKIYKAYINRGNNNDKNDNKKIITDIVSLRLEKARLLGFDCYSNFVLDNTMAKNSNTVMEFLNNLWGYALPKAKAEAAELQKLMDQAGKGEKLEAWDWWYYTEKLRKEKYDLEEDQIKPYFKLENVREGAFAVANKLYGITLTKLNNVPVYHPDVEVFEVKDADGSQLGIFYVDYFPRAGKSGGAWMSNYREQKGDIRPLVCNVASFTKPVGDTPSLFTIDEVETLFHEFGHALHGLLTKCNYLGVSGTNVVRDFVELPSQINEHWATEPEVLKMYAKHYQTGEVIPDNLIEKILKQKTFNQGFMTTELLAAAILDMNLHNLTDTENIDVVAYEKEAMDKLGLIPEIAPRYRTTYFNHIIGGYAAGYYSYLWANVLDNDAFEAFKEHGIFDKTTADLFRRNVLEKGDSEDPMTLYKNFRGAEPQLEPMLKNRGMK from the coding sequence ATGTTTAAAAAAGGTATTTTAATTTTAGCTGCAAGTTGTATGATGTACTCCTGTGCTAACCAGACGGAAAGTAATCCGTTCCTCACCGAGTTTCAAACCCCGAACGGCGTTCCACCTTTCGATAAAATCAAGCTGGAACACTATGAACCTGCATTCCTTAAAGGAATAGAAGAACAAAACGCCAATATTCAAGCCATTATTGACAATACTGAAGTTCCGAGCTTTGAAAATGTAATCGTTGCTTTGGACAACAGCTCTCCCATACTGAATCGGGTAGGCGCCATTTTCTTCAATATGACGGATGCCGAGACCAATGACTCTCTGAACGCTCTTTCCATAAAGCTTGCTCCGGTATTGTCCGAACATGAAGACAATATCTCGCTCAACCAGAAACTGTTCGACAAAGTAAAAGCCGTCTACCTGCAAAAGGACTCTTTAGGGTTGACAACTGAACAGCAAAGGCTTTTGGACAAAACATACAAAGACTTCGTACGTTCCGGAGCCAATCTTTCTGCCGAAAAACAAGCCCGCCTGCGTGAAGTGAACAAGCAACTTTCTACGCTGGGCATCACTTTCAGCAATAATATCTTGAATGAGAACAACGAGTTTATGCTCTTCGTAGACAAACAAGAAGATCTTGCCGGTCTCCCCGAATGGTTCTGCCAAAGCGCTTCCGAAGAGGCCAAAGCTGCCGGCCAGGAAGGCAAATGGCTATTCACATTGCATAACGCAAGCCGTATCCCATTCCTGCAATACTCCGATAATCGTTCGTTACGTGAAAAGATTTATAAAGCCTACATCAACCGCGGCAACAACAACGACAAGAACGACAACAAGAAAATCATTACAGACATCGTGAGCTTGCGTCTTGAAAAAGCCCGTTTATTAGGTTTCGACTGCTATTCCAATTTCGTATTGGACAACACTATGGCAAAGAACTCAAATACAGTAATGGAATTTCTGAACAACTTGTGGGGATATGCCCTTCCCAAAGCTAAAGCCGAAGCAGCCGAACTGCAAAAACTAATGGATCAAGCAGGCAAAGGCGAGAAACTGGAGGCTTGGGACTGGTGGTATTACACTGAAAAACTTCGCAAAGAGAAATATGACCTTGAGGAGGATCAAATCAAGCCTTACTTCAAATTAGAGAACGTACGCGAAGGAGCATTTGCCGTTGCCAACAAACTTTATGGTATCACCCTGACAAAGCTCAACAATGTCCCTGTTTATCACCCCGATGTAGAAGTCTTTGAAGTAAAAGATGCAGACGGTTCCCAACTGGGTATCTTTTATGTAGACTACTTCCCACGTGCAGGTAAAAGTGGTGGAGCATGGATGAGTAACTACCGCGAACAGAAAGGTGATATCCGCCCCCTGGTGTGCAACGTAGCCAGCTTCACCAAGCCTGTCGGTGACACTCCCTCTTTATTTACGATTGATGAAGTGGAAACCCTGTTCCATGAATTCGGCCATGCCCTGCATGGTTTGCTGACCAAATGCAATTATTTGGGCGTTTCCGGTACGAATGTCGTGCGCGATTTCGTAGAACTTCCATCGCAAATTAACGAACACTGGGCCACAGAACCTGAAGTTCTGAAAATGTATGCCAAACATTATCAAACCGGCGAGGTCATTCCTGATAATCTCATTGAAAAAATTCTAAAACAAAAAACCTTCAACCAAGGCTTTATGACTACTGAGTTACTCGCAGCAGCCATTCTCGATATGAATCTACACAACCTGACAGACACTGAAAATATCGATGTAGTGGCCTACGAAAAAGAAGCAATGGACAAGCTTGGTTTAATTCCCGAAATAGCCCCTCGCTATCGTACTACCTACTTCAACCATATCATAGGCGGCTATGCAGCAGGCTATTACAGCTATCTATGGGCGAATGTTTTGGACAATGATGCTTTTGAAGCGTTCAAGGAACATGGCATCTTTGACAAGACAACCGCAGACCTTTTCCGTCGCAACGTTCTGGAAAAAGGAGACAGTGAAGACCCGATGACCCTCTACAAGAATTTCAGAGGAGCAGAACCTCAATTAGAGCCGATGTTAAAAAATCGCGGTATGAAGTAA
- a CDS encoding endonuclease/exonuclease/phosphatase family protein: protein MKHFGNFVALLILAVNALFTGLLLLVAYSPYIQPTSHPVQSCFGLAFPVFALINGGFLIFWLVIQRYKTALLPLVGFLLCYSQLRTYLPLNFHTSNLPEKSIKFLSYNIMGFDGANKRNGKNPILTYLKESNADILCLQEYASDESHRHLTQKDIERELKDYPYHRINVVGSGSGYSNKIACYSKFPILSARVLNYTSNYNGSVLYELKLDEDTITLINNHLESNKLTKTDKDIYEDMLKAPEKEKVKSGARLLVRKLAEASAIRAPQADTIAKEIASSRHPSIIVCGDFNDTPISYTHRVIAQNLNDAFTQSGRGLGVSYNQNKFYFRIDNILISKNLQSYNCTVDQSIKESDHYPIWCYIAKRQ, encoded by the coding sequence ATGAAGCATTTCGGTAATTTTGTCGCGCTCCTGATTTTAGCGGTCAATGCTTTATTTACAGGTCTCTTGCTATTAGTAGCATACAGCCCTTATATCCAGCCGACATCTCACCCGGTACAATCTTGTTTCGGACTGGCTTTTCCTGTTTTTGCGTTAATCAACGGAGGCTTCCTGATTTTCTGGCTCGTTATACAACGATACAAAACTGCTCTACTACCTCTAGTCGGCTTTTTGCTGTGCTATTCGCAATTACGGACGTATCTTCCCCTTAATTTCCATACCTCCAACCTCCCGGAAAAAAGTATAAAATTCCTTTCTTACAATATCATGGGATTTGACGGGGCTAATAAAAGAAACGGGAAGAATCCGATACTCACCTACTTAAAAGAAAGCAATGCTGACATCCTATGTCTACAAGAATATGCCTCCGACGAATCTCACCGGCATCTCACCCAAAAAGACATAGAACGAGAATTGAAAGACTATCCTTACCACCGCATCAATGTTGTGGGCAGTGGTAGCGGTTATAGCAACAAGATAGCATGCTATTCGAAGTTTCCCATTCTATCCGCCCGGGTCTTGAACTACACGAGCAACTACAATGGCTCCGTATTATACGAACTCAAGCTGGATGAAGACACAATTACCCTTATCAACAATCATTTGGAATCCAATAAGCTGACAAAAACCGACAAAGACATCTATGAGGATATGCTGAAAGCCCCTGAGAAGGAAAAGGTAAAAAGCGGTGCACGATTATTGGTGCGCAAACTGGCAGAAGCCTCCGCTATCCGCGCCCCACAGGCAGATACTATTGCAAAGGAGATCGCTTCTTCCCGACATCCTTCTATCATAGTCTGCGGAGACTTCAACGACACTCCCATTTCATACACCCATCGCGTCATTGCACAAAACCTAAATGACGCCTTCACCCAGTCGGGACGCGGTTTGGGAGTTTCCTACAACCAGAATAAATTCTATTTTCGAATAGACAACATATTAATCAGCAAGAACCTACAGTCCTATAACTGTACGGTGGACCAATCCATAAAAGAGTCTGATCATTACCCCATATGGTGTTATATAGCCAAACGGCAATAA
- a CDS encoding rhomboid family intramembrane serine protease translates to MNAIPTVTKNLLIINVLMFLGTVVAQSYGIDLNQYLGLHFFLAGDFNAAQLITYMFMHGGFTHLFFNMFAVWMFGRILEQVWGPKRFLFYYLVCGIGAGLIQELVQYIHYETVLSAYDSVNTGYSVIPMKEYLNMMTTVGASGSVYAILLGFGMLFPNQPMFIFPLPFPIKAKYFVIGYALIELYSGFANNPGDNVAHFAHLGGMIFGFILIMYWRKKNRGNGYYYN, encoded by the coding sequence ATGAATGCTATACCGACAGTAACCAAAAACCTTTTAATCATTAATGTGCTGATGTTTCTCGGCACCGTTGTAGCCCAAAGCTATGGCATCGACCTAAACCAATATTTAGGCCTGCATTTCTTCCTTGCCGGAGACTTCAATGCAGCACAGCTGATTACTTATATGTTCATGCATGGAGGATTTACCCATTTGTTCTTCAATATGTTCGCCGTATGGATGTTCGGCCGTATTCTGGAACAGGTATGGGGGCCGAAGCGTTTTCTGTTCTATTACCTTGTATGCGGCATTGGCGCAGGACTTATTCAGGAACTCGTGCAATATATCCATTATGAAACGGTACTTTCAGCATACGACAGTGTTAACACCGGATATTCTGTCATCCCGATGAAAGAATACCTTAACATGATGACCACTGTCGGAGCTTCCGGATCCGTATATGCCATATTACTTGGGTTCGGCATGCTATTCCCCAATCAACCCATGTTTATCTTCCCGCTGCCTTTCCCCATCAAAGCCAAATATTTTGTCATCGGATACGCCTTGATAGAATTATATTCCGGCTTTGCCAACAATCCGGGCGACAACGTCGCACACTTTGCGCACTTGGGCGGCATGATATTCGGTTTTATACTAATAATGTACTGGAGAAAAAAGAACAGAGGAAATGGCTACTATTATAACTGA
- a CDS encoding rhomboid family protein, producing MATIITDLKESFRRGNIYIQLIYINVGVFVLTTLTEVILQLFNRSLGGMFEWLELPASLSRFIVQPWSILTYMFMHAGVLHILFNMLWLYWFGALFLNFFSAKHLRGVYILGGICGGILYMAAYNIFPYFQPMTEYSFMLGASASVLAIVAATAYREPNYPIRLFLFGTIRLKYLALIVVGMDLLFITSSNAGGHIAHLGGALAGLWFAASLSKGTDITSWINKFLDSIISLFSFKPRKPKMKVHYGTDKQKDYNYNARKKAQSDEIDRILDKLKKSGYESLTTEEKKSLFDASKR from the coding sequence ATGGCTACTATTATAACTGATTTAAAAGAATCGTTCCGCAGAGGAAACATTTACATACAGCTGATTTATATCAATGTAGGGGTCTTTGTCCTGACTACACTGACAGAAGTTATATTGCAATTATTCAACCGGAGCCTTGGAGGAATGTTCGAATGGCTGGAGCTGCCGGCTTCGCTTTCCCGCTTCATTGTACAGCCTTGGTCTATCCTGACTTATATGTTTATGCATGCAGGAGTATTGCACATCCTTTTCAACATGCTTTGGCTGTATTGGTTTGGCGCCCTGTTCTTAAATTTCTTTTCTGCGAAACACCTACGGGGAGTATATATCTTAGGCGGCATTTGCGGTGGAATTCTTTACATGGCTGCCTATAATATCTTCCCTTATTTCCAACCAATGACAGAATATTCTTTCATGCTGGGGGCATCGGCATCTGTTCTTGCGATCGTTGCTGCAACAGCCTACCGGGAACCCAACTACCCGATACGCCTTTTCCTTTTCGGAACGATACGCTTGAAATATCTGGCATTGATTGTTGTCGGAATGGATTTATTGTTCATCACCTCCAGCAATGCCGGCGGACATATAGCCCATTTAGGAGGAGCATTGGCGGGACTATGGTTTGCAGCCAGCCTTAGCAAAGGAACGGATATTACCTCATGGATCAACAAATTTTTGGATTCCATTATTTCTTTATTCAGTTTCAAGCCCCGAAAGCCTAAAATGAAAGTCCATTATGGGACTGACAAGCAGAAAGATTATAACTACAATGCCCGGAAAAAAGCTCAATCCGATGAAATAGACCGCATCCTCGACAAATTGAAAAAGTCCGGATATGAAAGTCTGACAACAGAAGAGAAAAAGAGCTTGTTCGATGCAAGTAAACGATGA
- the secDF gene encoding protein translocase subunit SecDF, producing MQNKGFVRVFAILLTLVCVFYLSFSFVTRHYTNKAKEFAKGDVKVEQDYLDSLSNEKVWFGNWTLKQCREMEISLGLDLKGGMNVILEVSVPDVIKALADNKSDETFNQALATAAKQATTSQDDVITLFIREYHKLAPDASLSQLFATQQLKDKVNQKSSDAEVEKVLREEVKAAVDNSFNVLRTRIDRFGVVQPNIQSLEDKMGRIMVELPGIKEPERVRKLLQGSANLEFWETYNAKDVASYLQSADAKLRAILATTEDSTEATDSTAAETPAVAQATSTADSLAAALKGESQAQAANLEQIKKEHPLLAVLQVNPSGQGPVVGYANYKDTADINKYLSMPEVQAEMPKDLRLKWGVSPYEYDPKAQTFELYAIKSTERNGRAPLEGDVVVNAKDEFDHYGKPAVSMSMNTDGARRWAQLTKQNVGKAIAIVLDGYVYSAPNVNQEITGGNSQITGHFTPEQAKDLANVLKSGKMPAPAHIVQEDIVGPSLGQASINAGIMSFVVALILLMVYMCSMYGFIPGMVANGALVLNMFFTLGILSSFQAALTMSGIAGMVLSLGMAVDANVLIYERTKEELRAGKGVKKALADGYANAFSAIFDSNLTSIITGIILFNFGTGPIRGFATTLIIGILISFFTAVFMTRLFYEHFMSKDKLLNLTFSTGISKNLMANVHFDFMGRNKLWMTLTGIGVVVCIAFLSMRGLSQSIDFTGGRNFKVQFENKVEPEQVRELIASKFGDANVSVIAIGADGKTVRISTNYRIEEEGNNIDSEIEAYLYETLKPLLTQNITLETFIDRENHTGGSIISSQKVGPSIADDIKVSAIWSVVLALIAIGLYILLRFRNIAYSIGSVCALACDTIIILGAYSMFWGVLPFSLEIDQTFIGAILTAIGYSINDKVVIFDRVREFFSLYPKRNKKVLFNDSLNTTLARTINTSLSTLIVLLCIFILGGDSIRSFAFAMILGVVFGTLSSLFVASPIAYMLMKHSKDEEPAAATTI from the coding sequence ATGCAAAACAAAGGATTTGTAAGGGTTTTTGCGATATTGCTCACATTGGTATGTGTGTTCTATCTCTCCTTCTCTTTTGTGACTCGCCACTATACCAACAAGGCAAAAGAGTTCGCAAAAGGTGATGTGAAAGTGGAACAAGACTACCTCGATTCTCTGTCAAACGAGAAAGTGTGGTTCGGCAATTGGACGCTGAAACAATGTCGTGAAATGGAGATCAGTTTAGGTTTGGACTTAAAGGGCGGTATGAACGTCATTCTTGAAGTATCGGTTCCCGATGTTATCAAAGCATTGGCGGATAACAAGTCTGACGAGACATTCAACCAAGCGCTGGCAACAGCCGCCAAACAGGCTACTACCAGTCAGGACGACGTAATCACGCTGTTCATCAGAGAGTATCATAAGCTCGCTCCGGATGCTTCACTTTCACAACTGTTCGCAACCCAACAATTAAAAGACAAAGTAAACCAGAAATCTTCCGACGCAGAAGTTGAAAAAGTATTGCGCGAAGAAGTAAAGGCAGCCGTTGACAACTCATTCAACGTTCTCCGTACCCGTATCGACCGTTTCGGTGTGGTTCAGCCCAACATCCAAAGTCTGGAAGACAAAATGGGACGCATCATGGTGGAGCTTCCGGGTATCAAAGAGCCTGAACGTGTAAGAAAATTATTACAAGGCTCTGCCAATCTGGAATTCTGGGAAACATACAATGCAAAAGATGTAGCTTCATACCTGCAATCGGCTGATGCCAAATTGCGTGCTATTTTGGCAACCACAGAAGACAGTACGGAAGCAACAGACAGTACAGCCGCTGAGACTCCTGCCGTAGCACAAGCTACCAGCACCGCCGACAGCCTTGCCGCAGCACTGAAAGGCGAAAGCCAGGCGCAAGCTGCCAACCTGGAGCAAATCAAGAAAGAACATCCGTTATTGGCAGTTCTGCAAGTCAACCCCAGCGGTCAAGGTCCTGTTGTAGGTTATGCAAACTACAAAGATACCGCAGACATCAACAAGTACCTCTCCATGCCGGAAGTTCAGGCGGAAATGCCGAAAGACCTGCGTTTGAAGTGGGGTGTTTCTCCTTATGAATACGATCCGAAAGCTCAAACTTTTGAATTGTATGCAATCAAGTCAACCGAACGTAACGGACGTGCTCCGCTGGAAGGTGACGTAGTTGTAAATGCCAAAGACGAATTTGACCACTATGGCAAACCTGCCGTAAGCATGTCTATGAATACGGACGGTGCACGTCGCTGGGCACAGCTCACCAAGCAGAATGTAGGTAAAGCCATTGCCATTGTATTGGACGGCTATGTATATTCCGCACCGAACGTAAATCAGGAAATCACCGGCGGTAACTCACAAATCACCGGACATTTTACTCCCGAACAGGCAAAAGACTTAGCCAATGTATTGAAATCGGGTAAGATGCCGGCTCCTGCCCATATTGTACAGGAAGACATTGTAGGTCCGTCTTTGGGACAAGCGTCCATTAATGCCGGTATCATGTCATTCGTTGTGGCATTAATACTGTTAATGGTTTACATGTGCTCCATGTACGGTTTCATTCCTGGCATGGTTGCCAACGGTGCTTTGGTGTTGAACATGTTCTTCACATTGGGTATCCTTTCATCTTTCCAGGCAGCTTTGACAATGTCCGGTATTGCCGGTATGGTGTTATCACTGGGTATGGCTGTGGATGCCAACGTATTGATTTACGAACGCACCAAAGAAGAATTACGCGCGGGTAAGGGTGTTAAGAAAGCACTTGCCGATGGTTATGCAAATGCCTTCTCTGCAATCTTCGACTCCAACTTGACATCTATCATTACAGGTATTATCCTGTTCAACTTCGGTACCGGACCTATCCGCGGTTTCGCTACTACATTGATTATCGGTATCCTGATTTCATTCTTTACCGCAGTGTTCATGACGCGTTTGTTCTACGAGCACTTCATGAGCAAAGACAAATTGCTGAACCTGACATTCTCTACGGGTATTTCCAAAAACCTGATGGCAAATGTACACTTCGATTTCATGGGCAGAAACAAACTCTGGATGACGTTGACGGGTATAGGTGTTGTAGTTTGCATCGCATTCCTCAGCATGCGCGGTTTAAGCCAAAGTATCGACTTTACCGGTGGACGTAACTTTAAGGTACAGTTCGAAAACAAAGTAGAGCCCGAACAAGTACGCGAACTGATTGCCAGCAAGTTCGGTGACGCCAACGTCAGTGTTATCGCCATCGGTGCAGACGGCAAGACTGTGCGTATCAGCACCAACTATCGTATTGAAGAAGAAGGCAATAACATCGACTCAGAAATCGAAGCCTACCTGTATGAAACACTGAAACCGTTGCTGACTCAGAATATCACGCTGGAAACATTCATCGACCGCGAGAACCATACGGGCGGCAGTATCATTAGTTCACAAAAAGTAGGTCCAAGTATTGCAGACGACATCAAGGTATCGGCCATTTGGTCTGTTGTGCTGGCTTTGATTGCCATCGGCTTGTACATCCTACTCCGTTTCCGTAACATTGCCTATTCTATCGGTTCTGTATGCGCATTGGCTTGTGACACTATTATCATTTTGGGTGCATATTCCATGTTCTGGGGTGTCCTGCCGTTCTCTTTGGAAATCGACCAGACATTTATCGGCGCTATCCTGACGGCTATCGGTTACTCAATCAATGATAAGGTGGTAATCTTCGATCGTGTGCGTGAATTCTTCAGCTTGTATCCGAAACGAAACAAGAAGGTATTGTTCAACGATTCACTGAACACTACTCTGGCACGTACTATCAACACTTCACTGAGCACATTAATTGTATTGCTGTGTATCTTCATCCTCGGTGGTGACTCTATCCGCAGTTTTGCATTCGCAATGATTCTGGGTGTTGTATTCGGTACACTGTCCTCTTTGTTCGTTGCCTCTCCTATCGCTTACATGTTGATGAAACATAGCAAAGACGAAGAGCCGGCTGCTGCAACAACAATATAA
- a CDS encoding Crp/Fnr family transcriptional regulator gives MEKLKELLANECSFRPSGKLLDELLAPAESIELKKNEVLIMSGRLDPNVYIVKSGVMRYSYMNGIREVTFAFALPGSVMIAMHSYYAHLPAFYQIEACCKSTVFKVPQSHYAHLVSSSHEFAQWALRYAQGQLFYLEKKDSVINGNAKERFISLIHKRPEIIEKVALKHIASYLGITQPYLSLLKKQLKNI, from the coding sequence ATGGAGAAATTAAAAGAGTTATTAGCGAATGAATGTTCATTCAGGCCATCCGGTAAATTATTGGATGAACTGTTGGCACCGGCAGAAAGCATAGAGCTGAAAAAGAATGAAGTTTTGATTATGAGCGGCCGGCTCGACCCTAATGTCTACATTGTAAAAAGTGGAGTGATGCGATACAGTTATATGAACGGAATACGAGAGGTTACTTTCGCTTTTGCATTGCCGGGTAGCGTAATGATTGCCATGCACTCTTATTACGCCCATCTCCCTGCCTTCTACCAAATCGAAGCCTGCTGCAAATCAACCGTATTTAAAGTTCCCCAAAGTCACTACGCCCATCTGGTCTCATCCTCACACGAATTTGCTCAATGGGCATTGAGATATGCACAAGGACAGCTTTTCTATCTCGAAAAGAAAGACTCTGTGATAAACGGCAATGCCAAAGAACGATTCATATCCCTGATTCATAAACGTCCTGAGATCATAGAAAAAGTGGCCTTGAAGCACATTGCCTCCTATTTGGGTATCACACAACCCTATCTCAGCCTGCTAAAAAAGCAATTAAAGAACATATAA